One Setaria italica strain Yugu1 chromosome II, Setaria_italica_v2.0, whole genome shotgun sequence DNA segment encodes these proteins:
- the LOC101782349 gene encoding uncharacterized protein LOC101782349 — MQDTLHARICKSVVAVSIKKNVYTEGTVVLVTPNFAYIIADSYYFRKNKDVTEVTIVLPNTKKVVLQLGRVKLFQNVACIRCFDPTPGQDSWLEELVGMDLCEQIQENDKVFTFSDNNNKKLLTPGRIILIEDKTFDHNCASDLYSCCGAPVINEAGQFVGMCTKLTDGYLTAVKAKEVAQMIDNAEKRTHTTIADTLQNLRQ, encoded by the exons ATGCAG GATACTCTCCATGCCAGAATCTGCAAGAGTGTTGTTGCAGtatctattaaaaaaaatgtatatacTGAGGGTACTGTTGTATTAGTTACTCCAAATTTTGCCTATATCATAGCAGATTCATATTATTTCAGAAAAAACAAAGATGTAACTGAAGTCACTATTGTATTACCAAACACAAAGAAAGTGGTCCTTCAGCTAGGACGTGTGAAGCTTTTTCAGAATGTTGCTTGCATCCGATGCTTTGATCCCACACCAGGACAAGACTCTTGGCTGGAGGAATTGGTTGGCATGGATCTCTGTGAACAAATTCAAGAAAATGATAAAGTTTTTACATTcagcgacaacaacaacaagaagtTGTTGACTCCTGGCAGAATTAT CTTAATTGAAGATAAAACATTTGATCATAATTGTGCATCAGACCTATATTCATGTTGTGGAGCACCAGTAATTAATGAAGCCGGACAGTTTGTTGGCATGTGTACAAAATTAACCGATGGATATCTTACTGCGGTTAAGGCGAAGGAAGTAGCACAAATGATTGACAATGCTGAAAAAAGAACTCACACG ACCATTGCAGATACCTTACAAAATTTGCGCCAGTGA